In Kryptolebias marmoratus isolate JLee-2015 linkage group LG22, ASM164957v2, whole genome shotgun sequence, the sequence CTGGTGACTCTTGAACGTCCTCACAGACAGTCGTGGTCAAAGATTTGCGTGgaataactaaaagaaaaaccaaatggGAGCGctaatattttctgcttttctcaaCACATCTTCGTTAAATTTGTCTCTGACTGACTGCCGACCCTTCTACTTGGTACATCAGGATGGTGCAagttaaataatctaaatatttatgttttaacagACATGTTGGGTGGAACCAGTTAatccaacattttatttcttaaagtgTACAGCCTGAGGCTCACATTTCTTTCTTATGGTTCACCTTCTAAACGCACAGAGCTGACAGTGTTCAGATTTGCAGGGCAGTAGTGTCAATGTTTTACATTCTAAGTCataattaaaacacaatttcGGCCCTTAATTTGTATCTGCAGCTTCTGGTGCTGCTCATTAACGCAATCAGAGGGTCCATTTATTGTCCAGCCGAGTCCACAGAGCGAGGTCTTGCTTCAGAAACCAGACCAGGCTGATGGGGGGACATTTCATGCGAGTCAGGTGGATCAGAGGGAGACCTGCGGGCCCGGGTAGGGCTCCCCTCCGCACCAGAAGTTGGGAGGCTGGGAGATCTCCACGAGCCAgacctccttctccttctgctcCACGGCTTTCAGCTCGGCTTCAGTCACAACCTTGTAGTAGTGGCAGTCCCTGCCGTCCTCCGGGTCGTACGGTGGGGCCAGGATATCCATGAACGCCGTCGGTCCGTCCACGGCGTCGATCTGGTGGAGGTTGTCCCGGTCCGGGGAGAGCACACACGGGCCGCTCTCCTCCGTGTACTCCGCCGAGGAGCGGAGCACCGAGCGCCGCAGGGAGCCCACCTGGGCCGGGGGCACGGGCGGGGGCAGGTGCGCGTGCGGGGGCGCGCTGCCGCAGGAGCGCTCCAGCCTGTCGAAGCAGCTGATCCGGACCTTCCcgtaaagcactttgagcaCGCCGTGCATCCCCGGGTGGTCGTGCAGCGGGATGGAGGCGCCGGTTTTCAGCAGGAACACGCCCATGCTGAACTGGTCCGTCTCGCAGATGTGCATGTAGGTGACCGGGGGCACCCCGTGGTGGTGGTACGGGAGCGCGCGGGCCGAACCGTCCTCGGCTCTGCGCGGGACGAGCTTCAGGTCCGCCGCTCGCACTTCCGTCATCAGGCTCTTCAGCTTGTTGTGGTTCTCCAAGAACGATTTGCCGGCCTCTTCGCCGGGTCCCGGCGGGCTCCTGAAGGTGACCAGAGCCTGTCGGGCTATTCTCTGGACGATGGAAGTCATGGTGCTGTCGGCTGGCATCATACCGAAGCAGGAGCCTCGCTGCCCGGGTCCACTGGGCTCTCTGGTCGGGGCTTCAGCTAGCGCCAAAGATCGTTTATTGGCGAGAAGATGCACTCCACTAACAACCTCCTTCggattttagaaacctttaaatGGCTTTACGAAGAAGTGCTCAAAACctgctttaacaaaaaaataaatcatcttaaaTACCAATAAAGTTCAAGTAGCATGCATTCAAGGAAATTATCAACatacttacaaaaaaaaaaacgtcgtTTGAAGTCCAGCGATAAGGGCAATGCCCGACCtcaattttctttcagttttttcgGTCAGGCTACAACACACTGCCCGTCTAAACAGTCTGTGTGCTTTTCCTTCACGCATTCATTTAcgtttttttataataaacataaGAGAGtttaaataaggaaaaataaCATGCTCAAATTAActatacaaacatttttttaatcttcgtGAGAATATAGCGGTCAGTCTTCTCGACTTCGGAACcccatttttaaataactgtcaAACACGTCCGCAGAAGGCAGTTTACACCTCTGGAATTGTGGGAGATGTAGTTATCGTTACAAACATAACCAAGTGCCATTAGCTCCTTGTCCAAAAATGACAGACTAGTAACTGAATAAGCTTTGCTAGGATAGTGGTTTCTTGATGTTTAACCACAAACTAAACACTTTGAGTTATTTAATGTATTACTAATACGTCCGGAATTGAGATGTCGGACTACATTACCCAACATGCCTCACAGGCTTCAGCGTTAAGTGATCTTTCACCCTGATACTCTTCGAACACAAACGGTCAAACATGGACAACGGCCTTTTGTGTTGCCATTTTTGAAATTTGCCTGTAAACgcttgaaataataataataataaaaaaacattcagctataaatcttatttattacagaaatattttcacattttagcaTCGAAGTTATgaactgatatttttattttgccatgaATTGATCAAAACCATTTCAAATATACATACAATTTAAAACACTACAGGTTACGACCATGTAATATAAAATAGCATACCAAATTAAATATATCAGGCAgaatttttgcaattttaacaCGTTGAAAGAGGTGAATGACTTTTACCACTAGGTTTTCAATTGTAGGTGTAcaccaaatgattacttttttctgagagtttcattaggatgtgttcactggttcatgagatattttgctaacagacagacagaactgaTTCCAAcagttgttgttgtagtttttaacaaagatcttgtttGGTCAATTAGTGCTGAGATTATGAGTTAGGGATTAGTCTTAAATACtgccacaccacattttagctaattaattgtaaaattgactaagttatagccatttttgtgtttgaaaaggttGAATACctctggcagccattttgaatggagtcaACTCtgaaaattaatcagttgttgttgttcatctaatgattaatttctgagagtctcattaaattccatccagtagttcaaaagttattttgctaacagacaggcaaacaaacgcacacacagacagacaagaaCATTTTCGCTCACCTTTCTGCAGCGGGCAATAAATATACAAGAACACAAACGGGAAAGCTTGTAATTGAACCAAAACATAGTGAGCTCCCCTGTTTTGCAGGATGAGTCAGCAGTTTCCAGTTGTTTTACAGCCAAACCgcattaaaaaatgacaaatatctACGACGTGTTTTTCGTCACTGCTAGTTCAGATACTGTTGAATCATTGATGCTAAATGTAAAACatggcatttaaaaataaattaattgaaTTTTACAGGGACTTTAAAAGCAATGTTATCCATAAATCATTTACTGATTTAACAGATTAAATTCACAACCCAGTGAGACACTCTgacccctttttaaataaacccacTTCAAAGTGGACGTCATATTTATCCCCAAGGtgaaggcaataatgttttgactcatttgtctgtagtgttagaaaaatatatcTTAAACCAgctgatggattttaatgaatctctcagaaagtaaacactgaacAAGCATTTTCAGCTGGTTCACTTTGAAGGTAATctattttaagatggccgccacagccaactgacgtAAGCAAACGCAATCATAGTTATAACTCAACCCATCTGACATAtgttgggctaaaatttggtgtggtagtagctgagagtcatcctcaacacgcaCTAATTGATTgtacaaaatctgttttctaaaagcaaaacattctGTCAGATTGTCATGATGGCTTTAGAGAAAACAGTTCAACTACAATGGCTCTGGTGGTGTTAACAGAAGAAATCCTAGATAGCATGGATAAAAGGAAATTTGCAATTGGTGTATTTCTAGATTTCAAAAAAAGCCTTAGATACCATCAATCATGAtatcttattaaaaaaactggaaagGTATGGAATTAGGGGGGTAGCATTAAACTGGCTTAGAAGCTACATTGGACAAAGGAAACAATTTGTAGAATTAGGTAATCAGAAATCAGATGTATTAAACATAACTTGTGGGGTTCCTCAGGGGTCAGTGTTAGGCCCCAAATTATTCAATTTGTATATAAATGATATAGTCAAAGTATCAAACCTGATGAAATACATTATATTTGCAGATGATACTAATATCTTCTGTACTGGCAATAACATCCAACAACTCCCAGAGGTGGTcaatacagaaatgaaaaaaatacaacattggtgcagaaacataaaattatcacttaatttagaaaaaaaacctaaattcaTAATATTTAGAAACtgtaagaaacaagaaaataatgcaaataaaagtaTTGACAGTATTGATTTACAACAAATTCGTGAGATTAAATTATTGGGTGTTATATTAGATGATAAATTTAGCCGGAAATCACAGATTTGCCAAGTCAAATCAAAACTAGCCAaaagtgttgctgttttgaGGGGAATAAGATCTGTCCTGGACtacaaatctttgtttattttgtataataTAATCATTGCACCATATTTGACATATTGTGTGGAAGTCTGGGGCAatacatacaaaacaaatgtacagCCGTTGTacatcatacaaaaaaaatcaattagaaTTCTCCATAAAGTGGGTTATTGGAAACATACAAACccattattttttaagtcaaatGTACTAAAATTTTAGGATATTGTAACTTTTAAATCCGTACAACTTGTGTTTTAAGTAAGAAATCATCAGTTTTCACACAAtattcaaaacatgttttgtgacagagaggagaagaaaatttttaaaaacaatgtattagaaccaaaaagagtttttgtttatcagtATGTGGAGTAGATTCATGGAATGGATTGAGTGATGAGTTAAAAAGAAGTACAAATATAAACCAgcttaaaaaactgtttaagaaGGAGCTTATTGGGAAATATGTTATGTAACATGAGTGTTTCAATGACCAATAATGCTATTGATgatataaaatgttcaaataattgtatatttaaaaatgagaatGTGAGATTTAAGCgccatgtaatgtgaaaataatttaagtttatttggtGTTTGGAGAATCAAATGTTTATAAGTTGATGAATATGTGAGGGGCAGGAAAATATAAGATCTTGAATCTTTTACCTGCTCCTTTTAGAACAGATAATGTAAGATTGCATGCCAATTGGTCAAGACAATTTgctttaattatatatatatatattttttttttcttgcttatatttattttgtctgttcgaaataaagagaaagaaagaaagaaagaaagaaagaaagaaagaaagaaagaaagaaagaaagaaagaaagaaagaaagaaagaaagaaagaaagaaagaaagaaagaaagaaagaaagaaagaaagaaagaaagaaagaaagaaagaaagaaagaaagaaagaaaattttcCAGTACCTATTACAGTCACCTCTgcctgacagattttaatgaaacctttagaaagtaatccctgTGCATCTAGAAGTACatgttgtagatctacatctactactcattaacttttggagtcactccagttcaaaatggccaccaccttagcaaagagaaaaatggctccagctttacagacactgagctgtgGTAAAAGCTGAGAATCCCTCACAACAAATATGCCATGGACTACACATTGTGGGATATCTTTGCCTAAAAGTTTGTCATTTactgttgacaaaaaaacaaaaactcgtAGCAcctatctcctgaatgagccggaTGTTTTGATTTGGCCGAAACGGCACAAAGTACACAGAAGGAGTtaggttgcaaaaaaaaaaaaaacgtccaaagaaaatggaaaaatcaaacaaaagcaggaaaacgCCAGCGTGGATGCTGACacagcatttcttgaagtattgttggagtcaaccctgtttgtgcGGTCACAACATGTCACGTTATATGAGCACAACTCAAGTCGATTTAGGGAGCACTTAtagtaaaacaaacaccaacCCTGGACAAAAGTCCAGTAAAAGTGtcaaagtgtttatttgtgaGATTTATGACATCATGTTCAGATCTGAGTTAGGAgcaggagacagaaaacagacagaagacaTCAACAGGCTgtaatgtttgttctgtttacaGTTCTGTTATAAATATacagggctgtgtgtgtgtgtgtgtgtgtgtgtgctgttgctCGGTCAGAACTCAtcctgtttatttaatttggacGGTGACCCTCGCAGGGCTTCCATGGTTGGGCTCCACACTAGGACCGAAAAGAGTCCGGACCCCGAATCCCCGAATCCCTGAATCACGGCGTCTATTTTCAGCCCGCCTTCACTTCCTGcggatgaaaaaaacaacaacatattgcTTCGGGAGAGGCGTGACGTCACGCTCTGACATGCTCGgccatgtttttgtgtcacattGTGAGTGGGTGGGTGTCAGATCTTTATCAGGCCGAGGCTGCAGAGctgcgtgtgtttgtgagaTCTCCACGCTGGTGTCCTACAGATTCACTCTCACAGACTgagaacatgttttatttttatcaaggGGGTGTCAAAGTGAGGAACTCCGGCTGAGGGAGGGAGGCGGGGGTGATTCAGAGAAGGAGAAGTTTCCCTATCAGGGTTCATTATCGCCCAGCGCTGATGCTTTTGCCcatatgtgggtgtgtgttcatgtgtatgtctgttagcaaagtatacCACAAACTACTGTGTTTTCAAAAATCTGTTGTCTATGACAGCCATCTAGAGTGGAGCTGTcaccaaaagttattcagttttagatgtacgtctaacgattactttctaaaacgtttcattgaaatctgcccAGCGGCTCAAAacatattatgctaacagacgaacacggacaaaaacattgtttgcctttgtaattaaaaaaaaaaaaaattaaaagacattGTTCTTTGATCGGATGGAGGAAATAATTACCGAATCACCTTGTAATTTGCTGACGTAAAACCCAGTTTTGCACCAATCTACAgataaaaaacagctgattagTTAAGAAGCGAGCTGTCAGACTTTAACAGGCTGGTTGACAGGAAACAACAAGAGAGCTGTCAGCTGAAAcaatggttgttttttaaaaaaataaaagaaaaactgtccaGAAGAAGCTCATTAAACACTAAGCAAAACATGCTGGTTGTTCCCTTTCAGCTGGCTGGAGAAAGGGGAAACATCGGGTAGATTTAAACGAATACTAGGACAGAAAATCAAGAAGGGGAAATGAACAATGAACAGGAGGCAATATTTGTAAGCAGACTAAGAAATCAGCTAAAGGAAATGAGATTTCTATCCAGAAAATTCACAACAAACCATCATTAGAGCGGAAGACGTGGATGGTTGGGTTCAGAGATGAGTCTGACCAGGAGACGGTCCTGGGACTTTagtttggttctgatccaagAAACATTTCCACAGTCACTGATGAACTGGGGCTGCACATCAGGTAAAGGAGCAGGGGACATGCACATCTATATTTGaaattcaacccaattcaagatggccgccacaactaatcagcattggcaaacacaaaaatgatcataCCTGATCATACCAAAATGgctctcaatataagatgagtttagtttaaatctctggtgtttttaaatcttttcagaACTTTTGGTTTTACATGTTTCCCTTTTCCattaattttaaacagttttattattattatttttttttaataccagcAGTGTTTCATACTTCATTTCTACCGGCTGGTAGTTGACGTAGCAGCACTCAAATTCTCAGGCAGTTCTCTTGAATTTCTGTCTCCAGCATAATTTTATCACAGTCCATCTTTGAGTCTTTGTCACATTTCTGGAGTTATGGAGAAATGGTTGAGATTGGCCGGTTCTGTTCATCTGTCAGCACAGAAGGAGGACGGTCTTTCCCTGCCGGTGAGACGTGCCTTTAGGGGGTAATTATTGCTCGCTGCCATGAAGAGTAAAGGTAACCTTGTAAttgcctctctgtgtgtgcatgtgattgtttgtctgtctgttagcaaaataagtCATGAAccagaaaagattttttaatgaaactcccagaacgtaatcactggatgtgcatctaaaactgattaacttttgaggcCAACCAAagtcaagat encodes:
- the adob gene encoding 2-aminoethanethiol (cysteamine) dioxygenase b, whose protein sequence is MMPADSTMTSIVQRIARQALVTFRSPPGPGEEAGKSFLENHNKLKSLMTEVRAADLKLVPRRAEDGSARALPYHHHGVPPVTYMHICETDQFSMGVFLLKTGASIPLHDHPGMHGVLKVLYGKVRISCFDRLERSCGSAPPHAHLPPPVPPAQVGSLRRSVLRSSAEYTEESGPCVLSPDRDNLHQIDAVDGPTAFMDILAPPYDPEDGRDCHYYKVVTEAELKAVEQKEKEVWLVEISQPPNFWCGGEPYPGPQVSL